The following are from one region of the Heptranchias perlo isolate sHepPer1 chromosome 11, sHepPer1.hap1, whole genome shotgun sequence genome:
- the LOC137326894 gene encoding cysteinyl leukotriene receptor 2-like isoform X1, whose protein sequence is MKRLGLRISSKKRMNNSQIPENDSCENIDYFRTRAYPTTYIIVFIFGFIENVFCLYVFLKLYKRKTAVSVVMVNLAIADLLFVCTLPWRVHYYWQGRIWNLTNAFCSFLSYALYVNMYCSIYFLSLMSILRYFAIVHPVKGLKYRSIKYVQIVCVLIWVVVGVTASPFLQVGSYTNANNETKCFDPRIENKHKIYVMNFVSLAVGCIIPFFIITVCYIFVIKTLLTSKGNHRKQKSSRRKAIAMIIIVMVIFLTSFLPYHVLRTVYIATNWNIANTSQASCFVQKTVVITLCSAAINSCLDPLVYYFAAESFRGKLKSTHRNMFRGSPNLVHQT, encoded by the coding sequence AAACGCCTGGGTCTGCGGATTTCCTCAAAGAAGAGAATGAATAACAGCCAAATCCCGGAAAATGATTCATGTGAGAACATTGACTACTTCAGGACTCGAGCCTATCCTACAACGTACATCATTGTGTTTATTTTTGGTTTTATTGAAAATGTCTTCTGTTTATATGTATTCCTGAAGTTATACAAAAGGAAGACTGCAGTCAGCGTTGTCATGGTGAACCTGGCAATTGCAGATCTGCTGTTTGTGTGTACCTTGCCTTGGCGTGTGCACTATTATTGGCAAGGCAGAATTTGGAACTTAACAAACGCCTTCTGCTCATTCCTGTCTTATGCTCTGTACGTCAACATGTACTGCAGCATTTACTTTCTGAGTCTGATGAGCATCTTGCGCTACTTCGCCATAGTGCATCCAGTTAAAGGTTTGAAGTATAGAAGTATCAAATATGTGCAAATCGTATGCGTCTTAATATGGGTGGTTGTGGGTGTAACAGCCAGTCCTTTTCTGCAAGTTGGCAGTTACACAAATGCAAATAATGAAACGAAATGCTTCGATCCCAGAATTGAAAATAAACATAAAATATATGTCATGAATTTTGTTTCCCTGGCCGTGGGTTGCATCATTCCCTTCTTTATCATCACCGTCTGTTACATATTTGTTATTAAAACCTTGCTAACCTCAAAGGGAAATCATCGCAAGCAAAAGAGCTCCCGTAGAAAAGCTATTGCCATGATTATTATTGTAATGGTCATATTTCTAACTAGTTTTCTGCCCTATCACGTCTTACGAACTGTCTACATTGCCACAAACTGGAACATTGCAAATACATCCCAAGCCAGCTGTTTTGTTCAGAAAACCGTGGTGATTACCCTGTGCAGTGCAGCAATCAATTCCTGTTTGGACCCCCTTGTTTATTACTTTGCAGCAGAGAGCTTCAGAGGCAAGCTGAAAAGCACACACAGGAACATGTTCAGAGGCTCTCCCAACCTGGTGCATCAAACCTGA
- the LOC137326894 gene encoding cysteinyl leukotriene receptor 1-like isoform X2 gives MNNSQIPENDSCENIDYFRTRAYPTTYIIVFIFGFIENVFCLYVFLKLYKRKTAVSVVMVNLAIADLLFVCTLPWRVHYYWQGRIWNLTNAFCSFLSYALYVNMYCSIYFLSLMSILRYFAIVHPVKGLKYRSIKYVQIVCVLIWVVVGVTASPFLQVGSYTNANNETKCFDPRIENKHKIYVMNFVSLAVGCIIPFFIITVCYIFVIKTLLTSKGNHRKQKSSRRKAIAMIIIVMVIFLTSFLPYHVLRTVYIATNWNIANTSQASCFVQKTVVITLCSAAINSCLDPLVYYFAAESFRGKLKSTHRNMFRGSPNLVHQT, from the coding sequence ATGAATAACAGCCAAATCCCGGAAAATGATTCATGTGAGAACATTGACTACTTCAGGACTCGAGCCTATCCTACAACGTACATCATTGTGTTTATTTTTGGTTTTATTGAAAATGTCTTCTGTTTATATGTATTCCTGAAGTTATACAAAAGGAAGACTGCAGTCAGCGTTGTCATGGTGAACCTGGCAATTGCAGATCTGCTGTTTGTGTGTACCTTGCCTTGGCGTGTGCACTATTATTGGCAAGGCAGAATTTGGAACTTAACAAACGCCTTCTGCTCATTCCTGTCTTATGCTCTGTACGTCAACATGTACTGCAGCATTTACTTTCTGAGTCTGATGAGCATCTTGCGCTACTTCGCCATAGTGCATCCAGTTAAAGGTTTGAAGTATAGAAGTATCAAATATGTGCAAATCGTATGCGTCTTAATATGGGTGGTTGTGGGTGTAACAGCCAGTCCTTTTCTGCAAGTTGGCAGTTACACAAATGCAAATAATGAAACGAAATGCTTCGATCCCAGAATTGAAAATAAACATAAAATATATGTCATGAATTTTGTTTCCCTGGCCGTGGGTTGCATCATTCCCTTCTTTATCATCACCGTCTGTTACATATTTGTTATTAAAACCTTGCTAACCTCAAAGGGAAATCATCGCAAGCAAAAGAGCTCCCGTAGAAAAGCTATTGCCATGATTATTATTGTAATGGTCATATTTCTAACTAGTTTTCTGCCCTATCACGTCTTACGAACTGTCTACATTGCCACAAACTGGAACATTGCAAATACATCCCAAGCCAGCTGTTTTGTTCAGAAAACCGTGGTGATTACCCTGTGCAGTGCAGCAATCAATTCCTGTTTGGACCCCCTTGTTTATTACTTTGCAGCAGAGAGCTTCAGAGGCAAGCTGAAAAGCACACACAGGAACATGTTCAGAGGCTCTCCCAACCTGGTGCATCAAACCTGA